One genomic region from Drosophila subpulchrella strain 33 F10 #4 breed RU33 chromosome 2R, RU_Dsub_v1.1 Primary Assembly, whole genome shotgun sequence encodes:
- the LOC119551663 gene encoding atypical protein kinase C isoform X2 has product MAWGYWSATTVDRGRSPRRLTQCAPLPVNIVQQEEEEEQPCLPQQQQQQQQHPQQQQQSQQQQQSQTCPSTPSANQQGSGNLCYSPTCRSRCSSPCPGSPCGSITPPPPPLLTSSQQHLHSNKNCPAAQQLMTHLDYAARRQSLDQLDSPQSKYFDIQANQLSDIMCRGAVVSSIQSANNTLTRGVSMHSRSGSAHGSHHGSHHSHSHHGSAHGSLGCLQGGVGVGVGVGTGSTGSIGMMSAGHIDTGDYDVPHPHPYTHHYMQTTASVTPPHTSLSRPGSAGAVCQGHDSGSDSSQGCGGSIMGGMLVMGHPGHMGSLGHHSAGSGSLGRCSSRCHNTNTTTTDDSGGGSSGGGVVGGVPGSMGSASMAVGMPGMLMDYHHSHHSGSAGSGLNGCGGGSIAGGSIGGRSSVLGTIHNGHGHHHQQYHHECIHYERLPIPVPIPTVPMGVAPPSQQMSQHQLQSEEEIEPAYATVFPNVPQAPGLSCDGEDRSIYRRGARRWRKLYRVNGHIFQAKRFNRRAFCAYCQDRIWGLGRQGFKCIQCKLLVHKKCHKLVQKHCTDQPEPLVKERAEESSDPMPVPLPPLPYEAMGGGADACESHDHAHIVAPPPPEDPLEPGTQRQYSLNDFELIRVIGRGSYAKVLMVELRRTRRIYAMKVIKKALVTDDEDIDWVQTEKHVFETASNHPFLVGLHSCFQTPSRLFFVIEFVRGGDLMYHMQRQRRLPEEHARFYAAEISLALNFLHEKGIIYRDLKLDNVLLDHEGHIKLTDYGMCKEGIRSGDTTSTFCGTPNYIAPEILRGEDYGFSVDWWALGVLLYEMLAGRSPFDLAGASENPDQNTEDYLFQVILEKTIRIPRSLSVRAASVLKGFLNKNPADRLGCHRESAFMDIVSHPFFKNMDWELLERKQVTPPFKPRLDSDRDLANFPPEFTGEAVQLTPDDDHVIDNIDQSEFEGFEYVNPLLMSLEDCV; this is encoded by the exons ATGGCCTGGGGCTATTGGTCCGCCACGACTGTGGATCGTGGGCGATCGCCGCGCCGCCTGACGCAATGTGCACCACTTCCGGTCAACATAGTgcagcaggaggaggaggaggagcagcccTGCCTgccgcagcaacagcagcagcagcagcagcatccgcagcagcagcagcaatcccagcagcaacagcaatcgCAGACCTGTCCCAGCACTCCGTCGGCCAATCAGCAGGGCAGTGGCAATCTCTGCTACAGCCCCACCTGTCGATCCCGCTGCTCCAGTCCCTGTCCAGGATCTCCGTGCGGTTCCATCACGCCGCCACCTCCGCCGCTGCTCACGTCCTCGCAGCAGCACCTGCACTCCAACAAGAATTGCCCGGCAGCCCAACAGCTGATGACTCACCTGGATTATGCGGCCCGCAGACAATCGCTCGACCAGCTGGACAGTCCACAG TCCAAGTACTTTGACATTCAGGCCAACCAGCTGTCGGACATCATGTGCCGCGGTGCGGTGGTCAGTTCGATCCAGTCGGCGAACAACACGTTGACCCGCGGCGTGTCCATGCACAGCCGCAGTGGCAGTGCCCACGGGAGCCACCATGGCAGCCACCACAGTCACAGTCATCATGGCAGTGCCCACGGATCGCTGGGCTGTTTGCAGGGCGGCGTgggagtgggcgtgggcgtgggCACAGGGAGTACGGGCAGCATTGGCATGATGTCGGCGGGTCACATCGATACGGGCGACTATGATGtaccgcatccgcatccgtaTACCCATCACTATATGCAGACGACGGCATCGGTGACCCCGCCACACACGTCCCTCAGTCGCCCAGGATCGGCGGGTGCCGTGTGCCAGGGTCACGACTCTGGCTCGGATTCCAGTCAGGGATGCGGCGGATCCATTATGGGCGGCATGCTGGTCATGGGTCACCCAGGACACATGGGCAGTTTGGGTCACCACAGCGCTGGTAGTGGATCGCTGGGCAGGTGTTCGAGCAGATGTCACAATACGAACACCACGACGACGGATGACTCGGGTGGTGGCAGCAGCGGTGGAGGAGTAGTAGGAGGAGTACCTGGCTCCATGGGCAGTGCCTCCATGGCCGTGGGAATGCCGGGCATGCTGATGGACTACCATCACAGTCACCACAGTGGCAGTGCCGGAAGTGGCCTAAATGGATGCGGAGGAGGAAGCATCGCCGGTGGAAGCATCGGTGGAAGGAGCAGTGTCCTGGGCACAATTCACAATGGGCATGGACACCACCATCAGCAGTATCACCACGAGTGCATCCACTACGAGCGGCTGCCCATTCCCGTGCCCATACCCACTGTGCCCATGGGCGTGGCCCCGCCCTCGCAGCAGATGTCGCAGCATCAGCTCCAATCGGAGGAGGAGATCGAGCCGGCCTATGCGACAG TATTCCCCAATGTTCCTCAAGCGCCGGGACTGTCTTGCGATGGCGAAGATC gcagcATCTATCGACGCGGTGCTCGACGCTGGCGCAAGTTGTATCGCGTCAATGGACACATTTTCCAGGCCAAGCGTTTCAACCGG CGTGCTTTCTGTGCCTACTGCCAGGATCGAATCTGGGGCCTGGGCCGTCAGGGTTTCAAGTGCATCCAGTGCAAGCTGCTGGTGCACAAGAAGTGCCATAAGCTGGTGCAGAAGCACTGCACCGACCAGCCGGAACCGCTGGTCAAGGAGCGGGCTGAGGAGTCCAGCGATCCGATGCCGGTGCCCCTGCCGCCACTTCCGTACGAGGCGATGGGCGGTGGAGCCGATGCCTGCGAGTCGCACGATCATGCGCACATAGTGGCTCCACCGCCGCCGGAGGATCCACTGGAGCCGGGCACTCAGCGCCAGTATTCGCTCAATGACTTCGAGCTGATACGGGTCATCGGACGCGGCAGCTATGCCAAGGTGCTGATGGTGGAGCTACGACGCACACGGCGCATCTACGCCATGAAGGTGATCAAAAAGGCACTGGTCACCGACGACGAGGACATCGACTGGGTGCAGACGGAGAAGCATGTGTTCGAGACGGCCTCGAACCACCCGTTCCTGGTGGGTCTGCACTCGTGCTTCCAGACGCCCTCGCGGCTCTTCTTTGTCATCGAGTTTGTGCGCGGTGGTGACCTGATGTACCACATGCAGCGGCAGCGACGACTGCCCGAGGAGCACGCCCGCTTCTATGCGGCCGAAATCAGTCTGGCCTTGAACTTCCTCCACGAGAAGGGCATCATCTATCGCGATCTGAAGCTGGACAACGTTCTGCTCGATCACGAGGGCCACATTAAGCTGACGGATTATGGAATGTGCAAGGAGGGCATTCGATCTGGAGACACCACCTCCACATTCTGCGGAACACCCAACTACATTGCCCCGGAGATCCTGAGGGGCGAGGACTATGGCTTCTCGGTGGACTGGTGGGCACTGGGTGTCTTGCTCTACGAGATGTTGGCCGGACGCAGTCCGTTTGATCTGGCAGGAGCCTCTGAGAATCCCGATCAG AACACTGAGGACTACCTGTTCCAAGTGATCTTGGAGAAGACCATTCGTATTCCCCGCTCGCTGAGCGTTCGGGCGGCCTCTGTGTTGAAAGGTTTCCTCAACAAGAATCCCGCTGACCGTTTGGGCTGCCATCGGGAGTCCGCATTCATGGATATCGTCAGCCATCCCTTCTTTAAGAATATGGATTGGGAATTG CTCGAACGCAAGCAGGTCACGCCACCATTCAAGCCACGCTTAGACTCAGATCGCGACCTGGCCAATTTCCCGCCCGAGTTCACCGGCGAGGCCGTGCAGCTGACCCCGGATGATGA TCATGTCATTGATAACATCGATCAATCGGAGTTCGAGGGCTTTGAGTATGTGAACCCCTTGCTGATGTCCCTGGAGGATTGCGTCTGA
- the LOC119551663 gene encoding atypical protein kinase C isoform X8, whose protein sequence is MIIWSGFCEAAQIYSTQTATFMTGGASLFPNVPQAPGLSCDGEDRSIYRRGARRWRKLYRVNGHIFQAKRFNRRAFCAYCQDRIWGLGRQGFKCIQCKLLVHKKCHKLVQKHCTDQPEPLVKERAEESSDPMPVPLPPLPYEAMGGGADACESHDHAHIVAPPPPEDPLEPGTQRQYSLNDFELIRVIGRGSYAKVLMVELRRTRRIYAMKVIKKALVTDDEDIDWVQTEKHVFETASNHPFLVGLHSCFQTPSRLFFVIEFVRGGDLMYHMQRQRRLPEEHARFYAAEISLALNFLHEKGIIYRDLKLDNVLLDHEGHIKLTDYGMCKEGIRSGDTTSTFCGTPNYIAPEILRGEDYGFSVDWWALGVLLYEMLAGRSPFDLAGASENPDQNTEDYLFQVILEKTIRIPRSLSVRAASVLKGFLNKNPADRLGCHRESAFMDIVSHPFFKNMDWELLERKQVTPPFKPRLDSDRDLANFPPEFTGEAVQLTPDDDHVIDNIDQSEFEGFEYVNPLLMSLEDCV, encoded by the exons ATGATCATCTGGAGTGGCTTCTGCGAGGCGGCTCAAATATACAGCACTCAAACGGCCACTTTTATGACCGGCGGAGCATCGT TATTCCCCAATGTTCCTCAAGCGCCGGGACTGTCTTGCGATGGCGAAGATC gcagcATCTATCGACGCGGTGCTCGACGCTGGCGCAAGTTGTATCGCGTCAATGGACACATTTTCCAGGCCAAGCGTTTCAACCGG CGTGCTTTCTGTGCCTACTGCCAGGATCGAATCTGGGGCCTGGGCCGTCAGGGTTTCAAGTGCATCCAGTGCAAGCTGCTGGTGCACAAGAAGTGCCATAAGCTGGTGCAGAAGCACTGCACCGACCAGCCGGAACCGCTGGTCAAGGAGCGGGCTGAGGAGTCCAGCGATCCGATGCCGGTGCCCCTGCCGCCACTTCCGTACGAGGCGATGGGCGGTGGAGCCGATGCCTGCGAGTCGCACGATCATGCGCACATAGTGGCTCCACCGCCGCCGGAGGATCCACTGGAGCCGGGCACTCAGCGCCAGTATTCGCTCAATGACTTCGAGCTGATACGGGTCATCGGACGCGGCAGCTATGCCAAGGTGCTGATGGTGGAGCTACGACGCACACGGCGCATCTACGCCATGAAGGTGATCAAAAAGGCACTGGTCACCGACGACGAGGACATCGACTGGGTGCAGACGGAGAAGCATGTGTTCGAGACGGCCTCGAACCACCCGTTCCTGGTGGGTCTGCACTCGTGCTTCCAGACGCCCTCGCGGCTCTTCTTTGTCATCGAGTTTGTGCGCGGTGGTGACCTGATGTACCACATGCAGCGGCAGCGACGACTGCCCGAGGAGCACGCCCGCTTCTATGCGGCCGAAATCAGTCTGGCCTTGAACTTCCTCCACGAGAAGGGCATCATCTATCGCGATCTGAAGCTGGACAACGTTCTGCTCGATCACGAGGGCCACATTAAGCTGACGGATTATGGAATGTGCAAGGAGGGCATTCGATCTGGAGACACCACCTCCACATTCTGCGGAACACCCAACTACATTGCCCCGGAGATCCTGAGGGGCGAGGACTATGGCTTCTCGGTGGACTGGTGGGCACTGGGTGTCTTGCTCTACGAGATGTTGGCCGGACGCAGTCCGTTTGATCTGGCAGGAGCCTCTGAGAATCCCGATCAG AACACTGAGGACTACCTGTTCCAAGTGATCTTGGAGAAGACCATTCGTATTCCCCGCTCGCTGAGCGTTCGGGCGGCCTCTGTGTTGAAAGGTTTCCTCAACAAGAATCCCGCTGACCGTTTGGGCTGCCATCGGGAGTCCGCATTCATGGATATCGTCAGCCATCCCTTCTTTAAGAATATGGATTGGGAATTG CTCGAACGCAAGCAGGTCACGCCACCATTCAAGCCACGCTTAGACTCAGATCGCGACCTGGCCAATTTCCCGCCCGAGTTCACCGGCGAGGCCGTGCAGCTGACCCCGGATGATGA TCATGTCATTGATAACATCGATCAATCGGAGTTCGAGGGCTTTGAGTATGTGAACCCCTTGCTGATGTCCCTGGAGGATTGCGTCTGA
- the LOC119551663 gene encoding atypical protein kinase C isoform X9 codes for MGKLACLFPNVPQAPGLSCDGEDRSIYRRGARRWRKLYRVNGHIFQAKRFNRRAFCAYCQDRIWGLGRQGFKCIQCKLLVHKKCHKLVQKHCTDQPEPLVKERAEESSDPMPVPLPPLPYEAMGGGADACESHDHAHIVAPPPPEDPLEPGTQRQYSLNDFELIRVIGRGSYAKVLMVELRRTRRIYAMKVIKKALVTDDEDIDWVQTEKHVFETASNHPFLVGLHSCFQTPSRLFFVIEFVRGGDLMYHMQRQRRLPEEHARFYAAEISLALNFLHEKGIIYRDLKLDNVLLDHEGHIKLTDYGMCKEGIRSGDTTSTFCGTPNYIAPEILRGEDYGFSVDWWALGVLLYEMLAGRSPFDLAGASENPDQNTEDYLFQVILEKTIRIPRSLSVRAASVLKGFLNKNPADRLGCHRESAFMDIVSHPFFKNMDWELLERKQVTPPFKPRLDSDRDLANFPPEFTGEAVQLTPDDDHVIDNIDQSEFEGFEYVNPLLMSLEDCV; via the exons ATGGGCAAACTAGCCTGCC TATTCCCCAATGTTCCTCAAGCGCCGGGACTGTCTTGCGATGGCGAAGATC gcagcATCTATCGACGCGGTGCTCGACGCTGGCGCAAGTTGTATCGCGTCAATGGACACATTTTCCAGGCCAAGCGTTTCAACCGG CGTGCTTTCTGTGCCTACTGCCAGGATCGAATCTGGGGCCTGGGCCGTCAGGGTTTCAAGTGCATCCAGTGCAAGCTGCTGGTGCACAAGAAGTGCCATAAGCTGGTGCAGAAGCACTGCACCGACCAGCCGGAACCGCTGGTCAAGGAGCGGGCTGAGGAGTCCAGCGATCCGATGCCGGTGCCCCTGCCGCCACTTCCGTACGAGGCGATGGGCGGTGGAGCCGATGCCTGCGAGTCGCACGATCATGCGCACATAGTGGCTCCACCGCCGCCGGAGGATCCACTGGAGCCGGGCACTCAGCGCCAGTATTCGCTCAATGACTTCGAGCTGATACGGGTCATCGGACGCGGCAGCTATGCCAAGGTGCTGATGGTGGAGCTACGACGCACACGGCGCATCTACGCCATGAAGGTGATCAAAAAGGCACTGGTCACCGACGACGAGGACATCGACTGGGTGCAGACGGAGAAGCATGTGTTCGAGACGGCCTCGAACCACCCGTTCCTGGTGGGTCTGCACTCGTGCTTCCAGACGCCCTCGCGGCTCTTCTTTGTCATCGAGTTTGTGCGCGGTGGTGACCTGATGTACCACATGCAGCGGCAGCGACGACTGCCCGAGGAGCACGCCCGCTTCTATGCGGCCGAAATCAGTCTGGCCTTGAACTTCCTCCACGAGAAGGGCATCATCTATCGCGATCTGAAGCTGGACAACGTTCTGCTCGATCACGAGGGCCACATTAAGCTGACGGATTATGGAATGTGCAAGGAGGGCATTCGATCTGGAGACACCACCTCCACATTCTGCGGAACACCCAACTACATTGCCCCGGAGATCCTGAGGGGCGAGGACTATGGCTTCTCGGTGGACTGGTGGGCACTGGGTGTCTTGCTCTACGAGATGTTGGCCGGACGCAGTCCGTTTGATCTGGCAGGAGCCTCTGAGAATCCCGATCAG AACACTGAGGACTACCTGTTCCAAGTGATCTTGGAGAAGACCATTCGTATTCCCCGCTCGCTGAGCGTTCGGGCGGCCTCTGTGTTGAAAGGTTTCCTCAACAAGAATCCCGCTGACCGTTTGGGCTGCCATCGGGAGTCCGCATTCATGGATATCGTCAGCCATCCCTTCTTTAAGAATATGGATTGGGAATTG CTCGAACGCAAGCAGGTCACGCCACCATTCAAGCCACGCTTAGACTCAGATCGCGACCTGGCCAATTTCCCGCCCGAGTTCACCGGCGAGGCCGTGCAGCTGACCCCGGATGATGA TCATGTCATTGATAACATCGATCAATCGGAGTTCGAGGGCTTTGAGTATGTGAACCCCTTGCTGATGTCCCTGGAGGATTGCGTCTGA